The window GTGGGGGAGCACCAGCAGTGTGACGAGGGAGCTTCTTTCTTTCGTCACCACTGTCCTCCAGAGGAGTTCGCTGCCGATTCCATTCAGATGGTCCCACCAAGCAGAGCAGTATGTTTTCGGGTATCTCATGCGTCGCATCCTGTGCTACGCCCAGGCAGCGTAGTATCTCCCGCGAGCTCTCCGTCATTTGGATCCTCTGATGTGGCGTCAAGGCTACCCCCCGACGCACTCTCTGCAAGCGGCCCTCAGCCCCGACTGCCAGGGCGTCTGAGGTTGCAGTCTCCCTTTCCAGATGCAAGCCATTCGAGTGGACCGTCTACAGGTTCTGCTTCGAATCGCATGAGCTTAGTGCCTCCCCAACTACAGCAACTGCTCCAGTTAAGCGCTCTGGCCAACGGGTGTTCACAAAGCAGAAACCTTCCGGAAAGGATAGACGATGCAAACTTGGGGCTTTCTGCCTTCGGTACCCAAggcggccttctctccgAACCAGGCAACTCTGCTGCGGGCATAGGGCCGAGCGGTAATGCGGCATCCAGCCGTAACAACTACTCAGGTAGCAGCAATGTATCAGTGGTATCTGGGTCGTGCGGTACCTTTCCTCAACTTGTTGTGCGGTCAAATGACGGCGCAGTTGGAGGGAAACACGGCGGCCATATGTATCATGGAGGCAGTACTCGGGGATCTCCAGCGGCGTACGGATGTGCTTCACCAGGGAGTCGTGAGACGAGCCCTCAACAGCCTGGCAGAACATTTGTTGGAAATATTCCGCCAGATATCACTAGGGTGTCGGTGAAGAGACTGGCGGAGAGGTATGGGACGGTAATCGGAGTCGAATATGACCCGCAACCTGGAAAGTGGGCCTATGCCTATATTATCTTCGCTACCTCCACTATGGCAGATCGAGCCGCTGGTGCGATGCATGGGAAAAGAGCGTTCGAGGTACGTGTTGTGCTGGGCCTGGGAAGCGTAAATAGCTTAAAAATGAGGATACGAATGCACGCGACACGACGTGAACGAGACGCCCATGAGTAACAGGGTGGACAGGGCAAACACTTCCGGTAGACAGCACATGCGATGGTAATGCGGCGGTCGCCCACCGAAGAGGCAACCAACACTTTGAGCGATGCGTGCTTCTGACCGGCAGCATTTTTCCATGTTGGCCGAGGAACCGTGCGTGCCAATTGAACCCCGTCGTCAAAGCAAAAACGTCCTCGTTCTCTCCTGATCTGGCTGCTGTTTCTTCAGCATGCTGAGTTTCACCGCCTTgtcagctgccgctgcgccaaGGATTTCCCCTTGACTCGTTTGCCGCTAACGAAAATGGATCTGCCGTGTTTGAATACCTCGCCACCATCAGACGGGTCCTTGAGCAGCGGTAATCATGGGGTTCATACGCCAACGCCTGGATTGCATGGGATGGATCCTCGCAGTACAAATAACAGCAGCGGGGTGGGCGTGCCGATGGGTCAGGCGTCACCACTCACGGTCGGGTGGGCCctcggaggaggaagccttTCGGTGTCTTCTGCGACTACCCCCggaggcgtggcggcgccgctgtccgCAGCTTCGGCAGCGTCCATCGTGTCGCCACCAATAAACACTAATTTAGGGGCGCTTCATCTCGGCGGAACAGGGCAGGGAGTGTCGTCTATGTGCgacgcctcttcttcgtacTCAGGCATGACAGAAGGCGTaggaggcggcggatgcGGCTCAAGCGTGTCGACAGCTGTGGGGGGAAGCAGTATTCTCTTTTCTCATCAAGACTTCAGCTGTTCCATATCCAGTCCCTCTCAGAGTGCCAGCGTCCGGTATGCCGGGTCGTACGCCAGCGCGGAAACCACCACTTACAGCACAAGCCGCAGCTATCAGCACGGAGGGGTCCCCGGCCCACAGCCCAGCAACCTGAacgcagatgcagcagcagcagcattCTCCGGCAATGCTGGAAGCGAAGCCGAAGGTCATACGAATGCGGCAACTGGCGTTCTGGCAGCGTTGGGAGGGCTTGGTTCCCGCTCGGCGATCCAGGGTATGAGAATCGGGCCGCGAAGGAGTTGTGTCTTAGACCCAGCCGTGATCCAGGAGCAAGCAAGGAAGACAACCTTCACACTCCTCAGAGACGGGCCGCCAGGTGAGTGCCCGGGTGtacgcgaggaggagaggaatCACAGCTGCGAGTAACATGGTGGGCGCCGCCAATAGTGGTCATCAGTGGCCGTCGAGAGGTCACAATGCGTCATGACACGTCCGATTCACTAcgtcgcagctgcggagagaaCTCGTAATCGGTAGTTTCGTGTGCTGTGGTTCGTACTGCCCCCAGGCTGtccacggcggccgcgaagtGCGCTGCAGCCTTCGTGGTGGAGTTGTTTGAACTACTGTGGTCATGCATCCGTGCTTCTGGTGTATGCCGTGTTCAGCAATAAAATGCAGTCGGGGGCAGCGGTTTGCTGCATTCGAAAAGCGTGTGTGTCCGCGGGTTGTTTGACTTGCAGGCGCGAACCTATTCATATACGGGATTCCAGCGTGCTGGAAGGAGCTGGAACTCATGGTTCTCGTTGGGCAGTTCGGGCACGTTGTCGGCATCAGGGTtcctcctgcttcttctACCGTCGTGCCACCGTCGTCAAACTTCCCTCCTGGCGGGCCGATAGGCAGCAGCAATACAAATACTACGCTTCTGTCATGCTGCAGCTACAACCGAGGTTTCGGATTTGCTTCGTACGATAACACAAGTGCAGCTTTTGAGGCGTTTCGCCAGCTCTCTGGGTTGACTGTGGCTGGCAAGGCACTGAAGATTCAGCTGAAGAATGGTGAAGAACATCTGCTCGATTCTGCCTTGAAGGCCATGGCTGCCACCAACGCGCATCTTTCTGCGGCGACCGGCTCATCAGCAAACCTCACGTTTAGTGGAGGGACATTGggtggcgctgcgcccgaTGCGGGTCACCGTGGCGCTGTATTTTTCAACGCTGCTCACGCCACTGCAGGTTCAAGTTTAGTTTCTGGCCGGAGCTGGGGTAGAGCCGCCAGCCCGCTGGGCCGGGCCCACACCGGGGGCCCCACTTCCTGTATGTCTCCGAGCTGGAGCACCCACGGAGCAGGAGGGGCCTACCATCATACTGGGAATGGCCTTCAATTCGCCCTCTCATCCTCTGTGAGTGGCATGCCAGTGAAGCATCTCGCTGAACTCTCTGTCCTTGTAGCGGCTGCGATGAATCAGCAGACAGGAGAAAAAAATATCGTAAGTGTAGAAGGCCCTTCAGGATCGTTGAACGAGTTTGGAGGAGGGGGCACAACGGGCCCCTCTTTGGCTCCGACTGTTGCACTGGCCTCATCTTCAGCGGCCTCCGAATGCGAAGTTGGAGGCGGGCGGGACGCGGGTAAaacgtctgcggcgccggatCCTTTCCTGGCTGCCACTGCTGCGGGCCTGTCTTCcctgctggcggcgtctggcgGTAGTGGGAAAGGGACAGTGACCTCGCAGCAACAGGTTCTTCTGCAGCAAGCGTTCAGCACGATGTCTGCAgcacagaagcagcagctgctgcgtctccttgCGCAGCCGACACACCAAGAGGCTGTCCGCCGTTTTCCCACCACCGTGGGCGCCGTAGGCTGTGGGAGCCATGGGAAGACTGGCGGCCGCTTTGCGCAGCAGTGGGTAGCTGGACCGGACGGCCTTCCGGGCGCAGACTCATCGGGGGTGGACCCTGGAAACGGGTCAAGCCGAGCACTAGGCTTGTCTTTGTCGCTTTATCGGCCATCGTCGACTCTCAGAAAGTTCCTCATAGGCGAGTTATCGCACCACCAGCCCTCGAAAGCAGTGTTCCCCCCCTCGGAGAAGACCGATCTCGGCTCAGAAACGCGTGATAGTCCACTTCGGCAATGGCATCTCCAATCGAGACAGGCAGCGGAAGATTCGCTTTCCaaggcagacgacgctgcGTCAAATTCAGCGATTGCTACCTCGTCCAGCTTCAGCCATGGTACAACCGGAGCTGATGCGAGAGATGGAGATGGTGCGTTAGTGAGTAACCCCGCAGTGAACTGCGGAGATGCGGTTGGCCTCCCACTAGGTCCCCAAGTGGCGGGCGCGTCAGCATGTGGAGCCCCAGGTCATCTTGGGGAGTGGGCAACGTTCTCCGGAGGTGCCGAGTGTCTGTTTGGCTCTCTGCTCGGTCAGCATGCTTCTGGATTGCGCACGTCTATGGATACGGAAGACCGGCACTCTCTGGAGCCATCAGGCGATCACTTTCCTTTCGCTGAAGACGATACCCATCATGTAGGGTATCGGGGCATGCCATGGTTCCCAGCCGCTCCCGGCGAAGCGGGTGAAGGAGGAAACTTCGCGTTCGGCCGCGAAGACGTGTCAGCGCCACTCCCGTGCAACGCCGCCCCCGGCGAGAGGCCTGTGCCTAGCAGGTGGCCGTGGCCAGGCGGCATCCCCGCGGCAGATAGTGACGCTCTCAGCAGACGTAGCTCTGGGGGAACCCACATGGTGTCCGCTTcgttctccgtcgccgccgctgcatcaGAATTCTGCGCAGCTCCGATGAAGatggaaggcgaagaaaaaggtGACGGCTGTGCAAGCCGAGCCACGTCGTGCCCGGTGGGTGACGACTTTACTGGCTTTTCCGGGTCCGAGGCATTTCCTCCTGTCCTTCCCGTGTGTGGAGTCGAGCTGCCAGGAGGAGGTGAAATTCAGCTAGGACGGGGATGTACGACGGCTCACACACTTGTGCAGCAGTTGGCCCAGTGTGTGTCCATGCTTGCGTCGCCGGCTGGTTTGTTTCGGCAAGCAGGGGCGCCCGCCAGTTTGACACTAGAGGAGATGGAATCTTGCAGAGGGGAGGCGACTGGCGGAGGGGATggagagcggaggagacgcagggacTTCGGCAGGAAGGACCACGAAGGATGCAACCGGGCGACCCTAGCCAaagaggccgaagaggaaTCTGCAGGCAGATCCCCATCAGCGGAGAGTGTCCCACGCTGTCACGAGGGACACTTG is drawn from Besnoitia besnoiti strain Bb-Ger1 chromosome VI, whole genome shotgun sequence and contains these coding sequences:
- a CDS encoding hypothetical protein (encoded by transcript BESB_064920), with translation MSLVPPQLQQLLQLSALANGCSQSRNLPERIDDANLGLSAFGTQGGLLSEPGNSAAGIGPSGNAASSRNNYSGSSNVSVVSGSCGTFPQLVVRSNDGAVGGKHGGHMYHGGSTRGSPAAYGCASPGSRETSPQQPGRTFVGNIPPDITRVSVKRLAERYGTVIGVEYDPQPGKWAYAYIIFATSTMADRAAGAMHGKRAFEHAEFHRLVSCRCAKDFPLTRLPLTKMDLPCLNTSPPSDGSLSSGNHGVHTPTPGLHGMDPRSTNNSSGVGVPMGQASPLTVGWALGGGSLSVSSATTPGGVAAPLSAASAASIVSPPINTNLGALHLGGTGQGVSSMCDASSSYSGMTEGVGGGGCGSSVSTAVGGSSILFSHQDFSCSISSPSQSASVRYAGSYASAETTTYSTSRSYQHGGVPGPQPSNLNADAAAAAFSGNAGSEAEGHTNAATGVLAALGGLGSRSAIQGMRIGPRRSCVLDPAVIQEQARKTTFTLLRDGPPGANLFIYGIPACWKELELMVLVGQFGHVVGIRVPPASSTVVPPSSNFPPGGPIGSSNTNTTLLSCCSYNRGFGFASYDNTSAAFEAFRQLSGLTVAGKALKIQLKNGEEHLLDSALKAMAATNAHLSAATGSSANLTFSGGTLGGAAPDAGHRGAVFFNAAHATAGSSLVSGRSWGRAASPLGRAHTGGPTSCMSPSWSTHGAGGAYHHTGNGLQFALSSSVSGMPVKHLAELSVLVAAAMNQQTGEKNIVSVEGPSGSLNEFGGGGTTGPSLAPTVALASSSAASECEVGGGRDAGKTSAAPDPFLAATAAGLSSLLAASGGSGKGTVTSQQQVLLQQAFSTMSAAQKQQLLRLLAQPTHQEAVRRFPTTVGAVGCGSHGKTGGRFAQQWVAGPDGLPGADSSGVDPGNGSSRALGLSLSLYRPSSTLRKFLIGELSHHQPSKAVFPPSEKTDLGSETRDSPLRQWHLQSRQAAEDSLSKADDAASNSAIATSSSFSHGTTGADARDGDGALVSNPAVNCGDAVGLPLGPQVAGASACGAPGHLGEWATFSGGAECLFGSLLGQHASGLRTSMDTEDRHSLEPSGDHFPFAEDDTHHVGYRGMPWFPAAPGEAGEGGNFAFGREDVSAPLPCNAAPGERPVPSRWPWPGGIPAADSDALSRRSSGGTHMVSASFSVAAAASEFCAAPMKMEGEEKGDGCASRATSCPVGDDFTGFSGSEAFPPVLPVCGVELPGGGEIQLGRGCTTAHTLVQQLAQCVSMLASPAGLFRQAGAPASLTLEEMESCRGEATGGGDGERRRRRDFGRKDHEGCNRATLAKEAEEESAGRSPSAESVPRCHEGHLEGASRVWEAAIGSGDSAGEEPQEGREERGCEAAGAPGEAESVVSLMCA